From the Vibrio natriegens NBRC 15636 = ATCC 14048 = DSM 759 genome, the window GGATGAAAGAGAATAAGAATACACCAGTACGCTTGCTCGATTCGTTGAGAGGAACTGGTGCATTTCTTTTTGATCGCATTTTACAGCGAGCTCTCATACCGCCCTGATTCTGGTCATATTTAGGAGTTAACCATGAATCAGTCATCGCTACTTGCCGAATTCGGCGACCCAATTACTCGCGTTGAAAACGCACTTACCGCACTACAAGAAGGCCGTGGTGTGCTTCTGCTTGATGATGAAGACCGTGAAAATGAAGGCGACATCATCTACTCAGTGGAACATCTGACTAACGAACAAATGGCACTGATGATCCGTGAGTGCAGTGGTATCGTGTGTCTTTGTCTGACGGATACTCAAGCAGACAAGCTGGAACTTCCACCAATGGTTGTGAACAACAACAGCGCAAACCAAACCGCATTTACGGTTTCGATTGAAGCGAAAGTTGGCGTAACGACAGGTGTCTCTGCGGCAGACCGTGTTACCACTATCAAGACAGCGGCAAATCCACATGCGAAGCCTGAAGATCTTGCACGTCCTGGCCACGTCTTTCCTTTGCGCGCTCGCCCAGGTGGCGTGATGACTCGCCGCGGACATACCGAAGGCACGATTGATCTGATGCAAATGGCAGGGTTACAGCCTGCGGGCGTATTGTGCGAAGTGACCAATCCAGATGGCACGATGGCGAAAACACCAGAGCTCGTTGCATTTGGGCGTCTTCATAACATGCCGGTTCTTACCATTGAAGATATGGTCGCATACCGTAATCAGTTCGATTTGAAGCTGGCATAACGCCCACCCCATTTTATTTGAAAGCCGTGCAATTGCGCGGCTTTTTTGATCGATATCTAATCTACAGAGTAACACTATACTGACTAAGGTGAACAAATAAGGATATCGGAGCATGAAAGGAAGAATAAAGAACTTGGTCTTACTCGGGCTACTCAGTCTGAGTTCTACAGCCTTTGCTGCTAGCTGCCCGGATATTCTTAAGGGCAAACAAAGGTTACTCAACTCCACTGATGAAATTGATTTGTGTGAGCAATTTAAAGGGAAGACATTGCTCGTCGTCAACACCGCCAGTCAATGCGGATTTACGCCGCAGTTCGAACAGTTAGAATCGCTTTACCAAACGTACAAAGATAAAAATTTCGCGGTTATAGGCTTTCCAAGCAATGACTTTAACCAAGATAAAGGCAGCGAAGAGAATTCCGCAAAAATTTGCTACCTCGATTATGGGGTCACCTTTCCGATGATGGCTAGAAGCTCAGTGATGGGCAGCGATGCAAATCCAGTATTCAGCGAAATCAGCCAACAAGCCGGTATCACGCCAAGATGGAACTTCTATAAGTTTCTGATTAGTAAAGAAGGCAAAGTCATTGCGACATTCCCAAGTTCGACATCTCCTACAAGTACTACGCTTACTAATATGATTGAACAACAACTGTAGGACTGCAATCATGACCACCACACGCTCTACCATGTTACGGCTGGGCTATTTAGGACTCATTCCATTCTTACTTAGTTTGCTGCTCATTATTACTGACACCACTTTATTTAATTTAAGTGGTCATCAATTCTTTATTGCCTACAGTGCGGTTATCTTAAGCTTCTTGTCGGGCGTGTTATGGGGTAATGGAATCGACCATTACTACCACCGATTGAGTCGCAATATTTTGGTGCTGAGTAACCTGTTTGTTTTACTCGCATGGGGTGCCCTGCTGCAGGGACACACTCACTACGTCACCGCCATTCTTCTCCTGGCCGCAGGCTACATTGCCGTTTGGTTCTCTGAAAAATTGATTAGGAAGGTAGAACAGGAAATCGACCCAAAAGGTTATCAGGGAATGCGTGGAAAACTCACCTGCGGGGTCTTGTTGATGCATGGCATCGTGCTGTTTGCTTGATGATGACACAAAATAAATGGCGACATGATTGTCGCCATTTTTCCTAAGTTTTTATCCTTAAAGAGTCAGCAGATAATTAACTAGCTGGTTATACTCATCGTAAGAACTGATTTCGTTGGGAATGACAATGTACTTGTTGTTCACAATCACACCCGGCACTCCTGTCAACGTGCTTGCTTTGAACTCTTGGTCGAAACGCTTTTGCATCGAGTTCACAGCAAAGCTGTTGTACGCTGCGTCAAACTTTTTACCGTCTACACCATAATCAGTGAAGACTTGTTTTAGTTCAGCTTCGTCTTTAGGTGCCGCACGCTTTTGGTGGATCTGAGCAAACATCACCGGAATCATCTTATCTTCGACCCCTAGAGATACCATCGTTGCGTAAGACTTCGCCATAGGAACTGCCATGTTCCCACCCATAAATGAAACATGGATTTTCTCAAATCGCGCGTCTTCAGGTAAGGCTGGTTTCAAGTTCTCAACCAAGCTTTCAAATTTATAACAGTGCGGGCAGTAAAAAGAGAAAAACTCTGTCACTGTCGGTTTCGCCGCCTTCTCTGCATCCAGCACTTTGTAGTGTTTTCCCTCTTCAAACTGGGCTGCATGAACCGTAATCGCAAGTAAAAGGGTGCTGCATAGCGCAAGTAATTTCTTCATTGTTTGTTTCCTTTAGACAGCAGTCTGCCGTCTTACTTAAATCAATTAGTCGTTGTATTTAGATTAGAAGAAAATCAAACAATGGGAGGTCGATACGGCTGGTAGATCACCGATACCGCTTTTACGGCAGGAGATTTACCAATAAGCGCAAGCCGGTGAGGAAAGCGCATCAGACTATTGTGCGGCAAGGTTACAGGCACCTTCACAATACATGAAGAACTGCAACTGGTGTGTTGGTCTTTCCCTGACGTGAGCACTCGTTCATTCTCTGAGGACTCAATACAGTCAGTATTAACCCCAAGCTGAGCCTGAAGCTCTTTCAATGGAACCTGATTACTGTGATTCTGACTTGGTATGGTCTCTGCTTGTACATTAGGCGCAAGGCTCGTTAGCAGCATGGCTACCAAGCAAGTTAATGTCATCATCAATGTACGGTTAAAGGTACGCATACCAACATCTTCAAAAGTAGGATAATTTTCATCATACAGAAACGTTCTGTTCATACAAGCGTCAACACTAACCCATTACTTATACAACTGATTATTTTTCCTTTTTTACCGTCTTGTAGCTGATAAAACTTGAATTCAGTATGAAACCTTAGTAATAGTTAGGGTAGTTTTTGTACAAACAAGGAAAAAATTAATGCTTAAAAAAAGATTTTTTAAAACCAAAGATGAAGTTGAAGTCACCTTTGAACTTGATAAAGAGCAGCGTGAATCCGTAAAAATTGCGGGAGACTTTAACAACTGGCAGCCAGAACCAATGAAACTGGTTAAAACCAGCGGCCAGTTTAAGTTTAAGACTCGCTTACCAAAGGAACAAAACATTCAATTCCGCTACCTGCTAAATGAAGCTGAATGGGAAAACGACCCACAAGCCGATGCCTACGTTCCGAATGGTTTTGGCAGTGACAACAGCGTCGTTTGCACCAGCGAGCAAACCGCTTAACGTTAACATCAATCATCATTTTTCAGGCGCACTTGTTGCGCCTTTTTTATTTGAAACTCAATTGTCACTGGCTCTCTCCACGATAGATCGTACTCGCCCTTCTCAATCCTGTTCTTGCTATTCACAAATGTTTCACGCCTGACCTATTAATCTCGCCACTAGCTTGGGGCACGTCGAAACCAGGCATGCATTTATCAATAAGCAGTATTGGAACTCTATTTTGAAACCAGGAAAAACAGGTATTCGCCGAGTCATGGACGCGACCGGATATTCATTACAAGGATTGAAAGCCGCTTGGATTAATGAAGCTGCGTTTAGACAAGAATTACTCCTTTCCGTCATTCTCTCGATAAGCGCATTCTTCTTGCCCGTCACAACCTTAGAACGAGTGCTGATGATCGGCAGTTTATTTTTGGTCTTAATCGTCGAATTAATTAATTCCGCCGTAGAAGCGGTTGTTGACCGTGTCAGCGACGAATGGCACGTACTAAGTGGCCGTGCTAAAGACATTGGATCTGCGGCCGTATTTGTTGCACTACTACTCGTCCTGTTTGTCTGGGCGTCATTTTTGCTTTAGTTTTTTGTAAGGCAGTTATTTATGAAGACAGTTGATTTACAACGAGAAGGGATCTCTTACGTTACCTTTTCTTTTTTATTAGCGTTTTATTTTGCGCTTGTTGTCAATATCCCGATTTACAAAGAGCTCATTGGGATTCTATCTAGCCTCGATAACGTTAAAGTCGGGTTTGTTGTTACCATCCCAATTTTCTTTATCGCTGCACTTAACTTCCTTTTCAATTTGTTTAGCTGGCCGTGGATAGGGAAACCGTTTTTTATCCTACTGCTCATTCTATCGAGCATGGTGAGCTACGCGAGTTACAACTATGGCACACTGTTCGACTACGGCATGATCGCCAATATTGTTGAAACAGATACCAGCGAAGCCAGCTCCTACTTCAGTGCGTATTCCGCTTTGTGGGTGCTATTAATGGGTATCGTACCTGCGCTGGTAGTAGCCAATACCAAGTTGCGTCCGTTGAGCGGCCAATGTTTGCACTTTTCTATCACCAAGTTGGTGTCTATGATCGCCTCTCTTGCTGTTATTGCGGGCATTGCAGCGTTGTATTATCAAGACTATGCATCGGTAGGCAGAAACAACAGTTATCTGAAAAAGATGATCATCCCGACTCAGTTCGTCTATAGCGCAGCCGGATACGTGAAAAAAACTTACCTTACCGAACCAGAGCCTTATCGCGAGATTGGTACCGAGGCCAAACAGTCCGCAGCAGCCTTAACACAAGCTCAGAAAAAGCCAACGCTGTTAGTCTTTGTTGTCGGTGAGACTGCTCGCTCTCAAAATTATCAACTCAATGGGTATGAGCGAAAAACTAACCCCTACACCAGCAAGCTAGACGTGATTTCCTTTCAGGATTTTGCTTCCTGCGGCACCGCAACAGCGGTATCGCTTCCGTGTATGTTTTCCCAACTGACACACCACAACTTCGACCGCAGCAAAGCAGACAACCAAGACAATGTGTTAGATATTATGCAACGAGCGGGCATAGACGTGATGTGGAAAGAAAACGATGGCGGTGATAAGCACGTTGCCCATAAAGTCAAAAAGATCGCGGTAGACAGAGCGAAGACCGATCAATGGTGTAATGGCACTACTTGCTATGATATGGCGCTTCTCGACAACTTTGAGCAAGAAATAGATAGTATGGAGGGTAACCGAGTCGTCACGCTGCACCTTATCGGCAGCCATGGTCCAACCTACTTTCAGCGATATCCGAAAGACAAAGCGTTCTTCCAACCAGATTGCCCTCGCGCCGATATCGAAAACTGTAGTGTCGAACAAATAGTCAATAGCTATGACAACACCATCCGCTACACAGACTATGTACTAGAACAGACCATCGATAAACTCACGACATTGGAAGACAAATACAACACGGCTTTGGTTTACATCTCTGACCATGGCGAATCTCTGGGTGAAAGCGGTATGTTCCTGCATGGCATGCCTTACAGCCTTGCACCAGACACCCAAAAGCGTGTGCCTTTTATGATGTGGATGTCACCAAACTTTAAGCAGGCAAAGCAGATTAATACAGACTGTTTGAGCCAAGCAGCGCAAAGCGTGGGTAAATACTCTCAGGATAATGTCTTCCACTCGTTGTTAGGCATTATGGATGTTAAAACCAGCGCGTACGACGGTGCACTGGACATTTTCAAAACATGTCGCACGCCAAATGCCTGAGAGATAAGTCATTACCGCTGGGTAATTAAGCCAGAACCTTAAGCCTGACCACAAATTGTGAGTCAGGCTTTTTTATGACATAGCACTCCAGCAAATTAACCCTCACCCTTGCTATACTCGGCGGCTAGTCACTACAAAGAGAAGAATCCAGATGAAAATTGGCATCATCGGCTTAGGAGATATTGCGCAAAAAGCTTATCTTCCTGTTATCACTCAGCTCCCCAATATTGACTTGGTATTTTGTACCAGAAATACCACAACTCTGAGCGCTCTGGCTCAACAGTATAGAATCGCAGAAACCTGTCAGGACTATCAGCAACTTATGAACTTCGGCGTCGATGCCGTCATGATACACGCCGCTACCAGTGTCCACTTTCAAATCGCTGAATACTTTTTAAAACAGGGTATTCCGACCTTTGTAGATAAACCTCTGGCTGACAATGCCGCAGAGGTCGAAAAACTGTATGAGATTTCGGCTCAGACGAATCAGCCTCTTTATGTTGGCTTCAATCGCCGCCATATCCCGCTCTACAATCAACACATGCATGGCGTCCAAAAGGGCGAACTCACCGGATTGAAGTCACTTCGCTGGGAAAAGAATCGACATAACTTGCCCGGTGACGTTCGTACTTTTATTTTTGACGATTTCATTCATCCGTTAGACAGTGTGAACATTGTGGCTAAAGCCAATCTGCAGGACGTTTACGTCACCCATCAGTTTGATGGAGCTGAGTTAGCCCGGCTGGATGTGCAATGGCAACATGGTGAGACACTTCTGCACGCTTCTATGAATCGCCATTTTGGCATCACAACCGAACGAGTACAGGCGTGTTACGCCAACCAAGCGGTCGAGTTCGACTCTTTTGTCGAAGGCAAACGTTGGCAAGAAAACCAAGAGCAAAAATTAAGCTTAAAAGATTGGACGCCAATGCTAACCAGTAAAGGCTTCCATGGGATGCTATTAGATTGGTTTAGCGTCATAGAAAGCGGAAAGCTGGGGAATACAGTTGTCGATCGCAATATCGCCAGCCACCAATTAGCAGAAGCAATATGCCAACAAATTGAGAAAGCCATTTTACGTTAAGCGCCGTCAATACGGTATCCACGTTCGTTTGCTTTAGCTTAAGTGAAGAAGCATGGTGGCGTGGATATTCTTCCCACCTTACAACTAGTTACTTCCAAACCTTAGCTCA encodes:
- a CDS encoding glutathione peroxidase, which translates into the protein MKGRIKNLVLLGLLSLSSTAFAASCPDILKGKQRLLNSTDEIDLCEQFKGKTLLVVNTASQCGFTPQFEQLESLYQTYKDKNFAVIGFPSNDFNQDKGSEENSAKICYLDYGVTFPMMARSSVMGSDANPVFSEISQQAGITPRWNFYKFLISKEGKVIATFPSSTSPTSTTLTNMIEQQL
- a CDS encoding DUF3429 domain-containing protein, with amino-acid sequence MTTTRSTMLRLGYLGLIPFLLSLLLIITDTTLFNLSGHQFFIAYSAVILSFLSGVLWGNGIDHYYHRLSRNILVLSNLFVLLAWGALLQGHTHYVTAILLLAAGYIAVWFSEKLIRKVEQEIDPKGYQGMRGKLTCGVLLMHGIVLFA
- the ribB gene encoding 3,4-dihydroxy-2-butanone-4-phosphate synthase is translated as MNQSSLLAEFGDPITRVENALTALQEGRGVLLLDDEDRENEGDIIYSVEHLTNEQMALMIRECSGIVCLCLTDTQADKLELPPMVVNNNSANQTAFTVSIEAKVGVTTGVSAADRVTTIKTAANPHAKPEDLARPGHVFPLRARPGGVMTRRGHTEGTIDLMQMAGLQPAGVLCEVTNPDGTMAKTPELVAFGRLHNMPVLTIEDMVAYRNQFDLKLA
- a CDS encoding thiol:disulfide interchange protein DsbA/DsbL; the encoded protein is MKKLLALCSTLLLAITVHAAQFEEGKHYKVLDAEKAAKPTVTEFFSFYCPHCYKFESLVENLKPALPEDARFEKIHVSFMGGNMAVPMAKSYATMVSLGVEDKMIPVMFAQIHQKRAAPKDEAELKQVFTDYGVDGKKFDAAYNSFAVNSMQKRFDQEFKASTLTGVPGVIVNNKYIVIPNEISSYDEYNQLVNYLLTL
- a CDS encoding phosphoethanolamine transferase; its protein translation is MKTVDLQREGISYVTFSFLLAFYFALVVNIPIYKELIGILSSLDNVKVGFVVTIPIFFIAALNFLFNLFSWPWIGKPFFILLLILSSMVSYASYNYGTLFDYGMIANIVETDTSEASSYFSAYSALWVLLMGIVPALVVANTKLRPLSGQCLHFSITKLVSMIASLAVIAGIAALYYQDYASVGRNNSYLKKMIIPTQFVYSAAGYVKKTYLTEPEPYREIGTEAKQSAAALTQAQKKPTLLVFVVGETARSQNYQLNGYERKTNPYTSKLDVISFQDFASCGTATAVSLPCMFSQLTHHNFDRSKADNQDNVLDIMQRAGIDVMWKENDGGDKHVAHKVKKIAVDRAKTDQWCNGTTCYDMALLDNFEQEIDSMEGNRVVTLHLIGSHGPTYFQRYPKDKAFFQPDCPRADIENCSVEQIVNSYDNTIRYTDYVLEQTIDKLTTLEDKYNTALVYISDHGESLGESGMFLHGMPYSLAPDTQKRVPFMMWMSPNFKQAKQINTDCLSQAAQSVGKYSQDNVFHSLLGIMDVKTSAYDGALDIFKTCRTPNA
- a CDS encoding diacylglycerol kinase; translated protein: MKPGKTGIRRVMDATGYSLQGLKAAWINEAAFRQELLLSVILSISAFFLPVTTLERVLMIGSLFLVLIVELINSAVEAVVDRVSDEWHVLSGRAKDIGSAAVFVALLLVLFVWASFLL
- a CDS encoding isoamylase early set domain-containing protein, which encodes MLKKRFFKTKDEVEVTFELDKEQRESVKIAGDFNNWQPEPMKLVKTSGQFKFKTRLPKEQNIQFRYLLNEAEWENDPQADAYVPNGFGSDNSVVCTSEQTA
- a CDS encoding Gfo/Idh/MocA family protein; translated protein: MKIGIIGLGDIAQKAYLPVITQLPNIDLVFCTRNTTTLSALAQQYRIAETCQDYQQLMNFGVDAVMIHAATSVHFQIAEYFLKQGIPTFVDKPLADNAAEVEKLYEISAQTNQPLYVGFNRRHIPLYNQHMHGVQKGELTGLKSLRWEKNRHNLPGDVRTFIFDDFIHPLDSVNIVAKANLQDVYVTHQFDGAELARLDVQWQHGETLLHASMNRHFGITTERVQACYANQAVEFDSFVEGKRWQENQEQKLSLKDWTPMLTSKGFHGMLLDWFSVIESGKLGNTVVDRNIASHQLAEAICQQIEKAILR